From Pirellulales bacterium:
TCAGGACACCAAGCGGGTGATCGACCTGAACAAATTCGACGAAGCCCGCGCTACCGAAGTTAATTACCAAGTGCAAGTCACGTGGATCAACCGGAAAGGGGACGTGATTTACAACGGGGTTGTCCCGCTGCCGCCGGAGTTTACATCGATTGGAGCGAGCCAGGCGTACATACCAGAATACGGGCAATCGTACAGCAGCAGCGAATACGCCGTGGTGCAAAAGCTGGCCAAGCAAGTCGTGGGGCTGATGGAACGGCCGTGGTGAGGGGAGGAATGAGGGTTCAGGGTTCAGGATTAGCGGGTCGATAGTCAGGAATCAAGAGTCAGGGCCACACACTGCTGAGCACCACGTATTTTGCTACCATGGTGGCATGCAGCCATCGTTCACAAATCGCGCCGCAGTGTGGCAACTTCGCACTCGCGTTTTGCAACTGCCGCACCACCCGCTGCTAATGGGGATTGTGAACGTGACGCCCGACAGTTTTTCCGACGGCGGGCAATTTCTCGACCCGCAAGCGGCCGTCGTCCACGCGCAGAATCTTGTGGAGGAAGGGGCCGATTTGCTGGACATCGGCGGGGAAAGCACCCGTCCCGGCGCCGAGGGCGTGAGTGAGCAACAGGAACTCGACCGCGTGCTGCCGGTGGTCGAAGCAGTGTGCAAATTTGCGAATGTTCCCGTTTCGATCGACACTTCCAAAGCGGCTGTGGCCCGCGCGGCAGTGGCAGCGGGCGCGGAAATTGTCAACGACGTGACCGCTTTGCGCGGCGATTTACAGATGCTGAATGTGATCCAAAAAACGGGGGCGGCCATCTGCGTGATGCACATGCAGGGGACGCCGCAAACGATGCAAGCAAATCCGCACTACGTAGATGTCGTCGAGGAAATCTTCGCGTTTTTGCATGGGGCGCGCGATCGACTTATTGCGGCCGACATTGACCCGGCGCGGATTTGCGTCGATCCCGGGATTGGCTTTGGTAAAACGCCGCAACATAATTTGGCTCTGCTGGCAAATTGTTGGCGGTTGCACGAGTTGGGCTGCCCTGTGCTCGTTGGCCATTCGCGTAAGAGCTTTCTGTCTTATCTGACTGGCAGTGAGGCCACGAATCGAACCGCAGCCGGTCTAGGCGTGTCGTGCGCTTTGGCCGCGCAAGGCGTACAAATTCTGCGCGTGCATGATGTGGCCGTTGTACGGCAAGCGTTAACGCTGTTCAACGCCATCGAATCGAATGCGAAATCTACGCCATAAACACTGTTTTACTGGCCCCTCCGACGTTGACTCTGCACGGGGTTTAAGAGATACTTTCAATGGTGCAAGCGGCTTTTTTTGCGAGTTGAGGCAGGATCGCAAGTTACATCACTTCAAGCACTTACCGTACGGCCGTTGAATTATGGCCATTGTCGAAAACATCGATTTGAAATCGTATTGCCTGGACGTGGCTCGGCGGGCCAAAGTCGCAGCCACGGAGTTGGCCCGCGCCACTGGGGCGCAAAAAATCGATTGGTTGCGCCGGTCCGCCAAAGCGCTGCGCCAGCGCTCGGCCGAAATTCTGGAAGCCAACCAGCACGACACTGCGGCCGCTCCCGGCTTCGGACTGACCGATGCGGAAATCGACCGCTTGAAACTGACTCCGGCCCGCATCGAAGGCATTGCGGCGGCGCTGGAGCAAATTGCCATGCTGCCTAACCCGGTGGGCGAAGTCATGGAATCGTCGGTCCGGCCCAACGGGCTGAAAGTTCTCAAAATGCGCGTACCGCTGGGGGTGGTTTTTTTCATTTATGAATCGCGCCCCAATGTCACGGCCGATGCCGCGGCCATTTGCGTCTATAGCGGCAATGCCGTAATTTTGCGCGGCGGGAAAGAAGCGGCGCACAGCAGCCAGGCGATTGTCGATCTGCTGCGCCAAGCGCTCGACGAGGTGGGCCTGCCGGCCGACGCCGTGCAAATGGTGAATACACCGGACCGAGAAGCGGTGGGGCATTTTCTGCGGCTGCACGAATACATCGACGTGGCCATTCCCCGCGGCGGCGAAAGCCTGATTCGCCGCGTGGCCGAAGAAGCCACCATGCCGGTTATCAAGCACTTCACCGGCAACTGCCACGTGTATGTCGATCGCGCGGCCGATTTGGACATGGCCGAGCGGATTACCATCAACGCCAAATGCCAGCGGATGGGCGTGTGCAACGCGGCGGAATCGCTGCTGGTGCATGCCGACGTGGCGGCGGAATTTTTGCCTCGCATTGGAGTTGCCTTGGCGCAAAAGGGTGTGGAAATTCGGGGCGACGCCAAGGTGCGCGAGTTTGTTCCCGCCGCTAAAACCGCCACCGAGGAAGATTACGCGGCGGAGTATTTGGGCCCGATTATTTCGGCCCGGGTGGTGTCATCGCTTGACGAGGCTGTGCGGCAAATCAATCACTACGGTTCGCATCACACCGACGCCATCATCACCGGCGATCTGGAGGCCGCCCAACAATTTACCGAAGAAGTTGACAGCTCGGCCGTGATGGTCAACGCCAGCACGCGCTTCAACGACGGCGGCGAATTCGGCCTGGGCGCGGAAATCGGCATCAGCACCGATAAATTTCACGCCCGGGGGCCGTGTGGTTTGAAGGAACTAACCAGCTATAAGTACGTAGTCTTGGGCGTAGGACAAGTGCGAGAGTAGGAGGCAGGGTTCCGGGTTCAGTATGACGGATTCACGTCCGGCTTCATCACTGAACCCTGCGCACTGAACCCTGTCCAGCGGCATGGAGGCCAACGATGAGCAAAGAAGTTCTCAGTCCGGCGGATGTGGAAAGGCTGCTTTACCCGGCGGAAGCGGACGGCAACGCCGACGCCAAAGCCGACATTACAGCCGCCCCCGCCGCAATTCCCTTTGCCGACGGCCATCCCCGCGAAGCGTTTGCCGCCTCCCATTCCAAACGCCCGGAGCTTTTCGGCCCGGAGCAACTGCGGGCCTTGCAAACGCTGCACGAGGGTTTCAGCCATAGTTACGGCGCGGCCCTGTCCGGCCTATTGCGCAGCACGGTGGACGTGAAGCTGGCGCGCATCGATCAACTCATTTCCAGCGATTTTATCCACGGCTTGGAAAATCCCACTTGCCTTAATGTGCTGAAAGCCGAGCCGCTGGACGGGCATTGGATGCTGGACATCAACCATTCGATTTTGTTTCCCATGATCGACCGTATGCTGGGCGGCGGGCGCGAACCCACGCCGCTGATCCGGCGGCCGCTGACGGAAATTGAACTGCGCTTGGCCGGCCGCATTACCGGGCTGTTTTTGGATGATTTTCGCCGGGCGTGGACGAGCCTGATTGAACTGCGCATGGCGGTCGAACGGGTCGAAAGTAATCCGCGGTTGGCGTCGATGGCATCACCCAATGAGGCGGTCGTGCGCTTCGGTTTCGAAATCACGCTGGGCGATTCCCGCGGCATGATGAGCCTATGCATGCCGCTGAGTGCAATCGAGCGGATTGGGCAACAACTGTCGTCGAACCCTTGGATGGCCAGTAACCACGGGGCCGTGCCGGATAGCATCGACTACAGCAACCAAGGCCCGCGTGGCGAATTGGTTCAACTGGTGGCCCAACTTGCCGATTCCAAAATCAACGCCGGCGACCTGATTGGCCTGCGCGTGGGAGACATCATCACGACGGAACATAGCGTCAATGCGCCGATTGTGATTAGTGTGGATGGAGCGCCCACATATCACGCCCGCTTGGGTGCTTTCCAAGGCCGCAAGGCCATTCGCATTGACGAAGCGCTAACATCGGATGCCCCTGCCGCGGCGACGGCCGCTGTAGCTGCGTCCAATCAGACGACAGAACCGACCGCCGCCCCGGTGAAAAAAAAATAACGTCTTTTGTCTCGCGGCGATTGTCGGCTAGAGCGCGTCTTGCGAACATGTAGCGGCCCCGGCGCGCCGGGGGCCCAGCCGCTGAGGACAGCGGCCACTACATCCGTGGCATCATGCTTGAATTCGGGAACGATTGGCTCGAGAGTAATTCAGCCACCGCGTGACGGCTTGCAGCAAAATGGTCGTCACGGCAGCCATCATAAAAATTGTCAGGGCGATGTTCAGCCCGCCTTTGATGAGCAATGCGTAATTGTGTTTGGCCCAGCCGTCGGCCCAATCGTTGTGAAAGCGGCCGCCGATGAGTTGATAGCCCGCCGTCATCGTGGTGGTGATGACAAACAGCATCGGCGCGATCGTGAGAATGGCATACTTCCCGCGGCCGGAGTTGATGATCCAGGTGGTGACCACGGTCAATGCAATCACGGACAGCAATTGGTTGGCGATGCCGAACATGGGCCAAATGGTGTCGATCGAGCCGGCCCAAATCAGCCCGCCCCATGCGGCCGTGACGGCGGCGGTGGCCAATACGGCGCCGGGCAACCAATCGGTTCGTTCGAACGGCTTCCAAATTTTCCCCAGCACTTCCTGCAGCATAAACCGGGCGATGCGCGTGCCGGCGTCAATCGTGGTAAGAATGAACAGCGCCTCGAACATAATGGCGAAGTGGTACCAGTATTTTTTCACGTCATCGAGGCTGATTGCATCGCCGGCCACGCGCCGCATGGCCTGCGTGAACACTTCCGACATGCCCACGGCCAGCGTCACCGCTCCGCCGGTGCGACCCCGGAGCGATTCGCCCCCCACCTGCTGTTCGATTTGCGGCAAGTTATCGTGATTGGCGCCCAGCGCGGCCAATTGCGTTGCAAATTGCGGGGCGCGGGCTAAATCGATGTTGATGGCCCAATAATCGCCCTGCGGCATTGAAGCGGCGGCAATTAACGCCACGACGCCCACCAAGCCTTCGATCAGCATCGATCCGTAACCGATGGTCCGCACGTGCGATTCCTTGGAGACCATTTTCGGCGTGGTTCCGGACGACACCAGGGCGTGAAATCCGGAAATCGCCCCACACATGATGCAAATAAAGCAAAACGGGAAGATCGCGCCGTTCAAGTTCGGCCCGCCGCCACTGGCAAATTGCGGATTAACGCTGGGCGCCTGCAATTGCGGATTGGCTACAATCACCGCCGTGACCAGCAGCGCCACCGTGCCGATTTTCAAAAAGCTGGACAAATAGTCGCGCGGACACAGCAACAACCACACCGGCAGCACCGAGGCGATAAAGCCATAACTGCACAGAGCGATAATAGTCTCTTCACGAGAGAGCGAAAAGAAACGTTCCCACGCCGAGCCGGGAATCCAATGGCCGGCTACCGTGACGCCAATTGTGGCCGCCGCGCCGATGATCGAGGCTTCCACAATTTTTCCGCGCCGCAGCTTATACATGTACAGGCCCACAAATAGCGCGATGGGAATGGTGCAGGCAATGGTGAATGTGCCCCACGAACTGCCCGGCACGGCCTGCGTAACACCGGCCGGCACAACCAACTTCCCCTCGGTCACAACCAGCGAAGAAGCTGCCGATTCACTGGCATCTGCAGATTTGGCGCGGGCAATTTTGAACGCTTCGCTGCGGGTCATGGCGGAGCCATCGGCGTATTGAATTTGCGTTCCCGGCGGAACCGTGGCGTAATCGCGCTGGTCGTCGCTGGTCGCTTCCAACTTTGCTCCGGGTTGCAGGGTGAAGACTGTTCCCGATGGCAAAATCACTTGTTCGCCACCAAGCGCTTTCACGACGATAAGGCCCAAACCCGCCAGGGCCACAACCACGACAAACAAAATCGTGATCGAGGCGGTGTTGCCCGCCACGCGGCCGATTTCGGTCCGGGCGATTTCCGCGAGCGATTTCCCTCCGTGCCGCACGCTAGCGGCCAGCACCAACATGTCTTGCACGGCGCCGGCCAGGCACACACCGACGACAATCCAAATCAAGCCGGGCAAGTAGCCGAATTGAATGGCCAGCACCGGCCCAATGAGCGGACCTGCGCCCGAGATGGCTGCAAAATGATGGCCGAACAGCACCCATTTGTTGGTCGGGTCGTAATTCTGTCCGTCGTACTGTGTGTGGGCGGGCGTGGGGCGCGAATCGTCCAGCGCGGCCACTTTCGCCGCCAGGAACTTGCTGTAAAAGCGGAACGCAATCGCCAGACAGCACAGCACCACAATCATCAGCGGCATGGCGTGCATGCAATCAACTTTCGTTCAGACTGAAGAATTCACCGCAGAGACGCGGAGACACAGAGAAAACGGCTCCTTCGAAAGAATAACCGACCCACTTGCCGGCGACAAGTTGAATGCCGGTGGACGCCTCGCCCGGTTGCCATATAATTGCGGGCTTGAATAATTTGATGACCTCTGTGCGTCTCAGCGTCTCAGCGGTTCAATGTAAACGAGGAGTTAACCCGTGGCGGAAAAAGTGGTGATTATCGGCAGTGGACCGGCCGCTTGGTCGGCGGCCATTTATGCGGCGCGGGCGGAACTGAAGCCGCTGGTGTTCGAAGGGGCCATAACGGAGGAAAATCGATTGGCCGGCACGCTGCCCTTGGGGCAATTGGCGCTGACGACCGAGGTGGAAAATTACGCGGGTTTTCCGGCCGGCGAGCTGCAGCATTTTCTGCACAGCGCGCTCGACCCGGAACGGCTGAAATATATGAACGTGCCGGAGGAAGAGCACGCCGTCACTGGGCCGGAACTGATGGAGCTGATGCGGCAGCAGGCGTTCAACTTTGGCACGCGGATTATCACAGACGATGTGGTGGAAGTCGATTTGCGAAATCACCCGTTTACTATTTACTCCGGCGAGGGGCGGCAGACGCACGCACAGTCGCTGATTATCGCCACCGGCGCGCGAGCCAATTATTTGGGCTTGCCGTCGGAGGAAAAGTTTAAAAACCGAGGCGTCAGCGCTTGCGCGGTGTGTGACGGAGCGCTGCCGCGCTTTCGCAACAAGCCGCTGGTAGTGATCGGCGGCGGCGATTCGGCGGTGGAGGAAGCCACGTATTTGACGAAGTACGCGTCGCAGGTGCTGATGGTTCATCGCCGCGACAAACTTCGAGCCAGCATGATTATGCAAGAACGTGCGCTGGGGAACAGCAAAATCAAAATGGTGTGGAATCACGAACTGGCGGAAGTTCTAGGCAACGACAAAGAAGGGGTTACCGGCGTGCGGCTAGCATGCACTGCCAAAGACCGCTGCGAAGCGATCGAACATGAAGTGCCCGCCAGCGGCGTGTTTCTGGCCATTGGCCACACGCCCAACACGGCATTTTTGAACGGCCAGGTGGCAACCAACGAAAAGGGTTACATCCAATGGACCACGCTGTTCCGCACGTACACTAGCGTCGATGGTGTGTTCGCCGCCGGCGACGTGGCCGACGATTACTACCGCCAGGCGATCACTTCGGCCGGCACCGGCTGCATGGCGGCCCTGGACGCAGAACGCTGGCTAGCGGGGAAAGGAATCCATTGAAAGCGATTGGCGGTCCATTTCAATCTGGAATTCTCAACTGACCACTGATCACTGACCACCGATCACTGCTCATCACGGAGGATCACATGGAAACCATCAGTGTGGCGGCGGCTCGAAAGGCGGAGGCCATTGGGCGGCAAGTGCGGTTGGGGGGCTGGGTTCGAACCCGGCGAGACAGCAAAGGGGGATTTTCGTTTCTGGAACTGAACGACGGCTCTTCGCAAGGCAACATTCAAATTGTCGCCGACGGCAAATTGGCCAATTACGAGAGCGAAATCAAGCATCTAACCGCCGGTTCCAGCGTGACGGTTGAGGGGGAAGTGAAGACCTCGCAAGGCAAGGGACAGGCCACGGAAGTGGCGGCCAGCAAGGTCATCGTGCATGGCGGGGCCGATGCGGAAACTTATCCGCTGCAGAAAAAGGGGCACTCGTTCGAGTTTCTGCGGACCATCGCTCATTTGCGGCCGCGCACCAATTCCTTCGGCGCGGTGGCCCGAGTGCGGAACCGTGTGAGCTGGGCCATTCATCAATTTTTCCAAGAACGGGGCTTCATTTATTTGCACACGCCGATTATTACGGCCAGCGATTGCGAAGGGGCCGGGGCGATGTTCAAAGTCACCACGCTCGATTTGAACAAGCTGCCGCGCAAAGAAGCGGCCGTCGATTACGCGCAAGATTTTTTCCAGCGCGCTGCCTTCCTGACCGTCAGCGGGCAACTGAACGGCGAGGCGTACGCCTGCGGACTGGGAAAAATCTACACGTTCGGGCCGACATTCCGCGCGGAAAACTCCAACACTTCGCGGCACCTGGCGGAATTCTGGATGGTGGAGCCGGAAATGGCGTTTTATGAACTGCCCGACAACATGCAACTGGCCGAAGCGTTCATCAAGCACATTCTGTCCGACGTGCTGCAAAACTGCCCGGAGGAAATGCAGTTTTTTCATGAGCGGATCGACAAAACCGTGCGGACCACGCTGGAACACATTGTGGCCAGCGAATTTGTGAGGCTGCCGTACACCGAGGCGGTGGAGCGACTGACGAAATCGAAGCAAACCTTCGAATACCCTGTGGCCTGGGGCAATGATTTGCAGGCCGAGCACGAACGCTGGCTCACCGAGCAGGAATTCAAAAGCCCGGTGATTTTGTTTGATTATCCGCGGAGCATCAAGCCGTTTTACATGCGCGTGAATGACGACGGCAAAACCGTGCGGGCGATGGATATTTTAGTGCCCGGCGTGGGGGAAATTATCGGCGGCAGCCAGCGCGAAGAACGGCTCGACGTGCTTCAGCAGCGAATGGCCGAGCAGGGGCTGAATCCGGAACCGTATTGGTGGTATCTCGATTTGCGGCGCTATGGCACGGTGCCGCATTCCGGATTTGGATTGGGACTGGAGCGCATTCTGCAATTCATCACGGGCATGGGAAACATCCGCGACGTGATTCCATTCCCGCGCACACCCGGCAGCGCCGATTTCTAAATGCGCGACTGAACGATTGAAACAGTTTTCCGCATGCCGTGTGCAAAAAAACCGCCGAGCAAGCTCGGCGGCTAAATTCGCTTCGTTGCGTTTAATTCGGCCGCAAACTATTCGTATCGCACGATCACGTCGCCGCAGCGGGTGAAGACAATTTTCACGCAGCAGCCGCAATCGTAGGAATACGTCACCACGCCGCGGCCCAACAGGCCGCACTCACTGCACACTTTTGGATCTTTGCAGCAGGCGGGCAAGCACACGGGAATTTCCGCCACGCAGGGGCAGCAGCAGCAATCGCACGGATCCTGCACTTTTAGCGTTTGGCTGACTTTTGGCCCGCAGCAATCGCAGCAGCCACGATACGTAATGCAGGGCTGATACGTTTTGCACCCGCACGCCGGCGCCGGGGCGGTTTGGCAACAATCGCCGTTCATGAGCAGCGAGGCGTTTTTCACCAAGGCGGTTCGGTCATTTTTAACGGCATGGGCCGGCAGTTGGCTGTCAGCCTGCAGATTGGCCGAACAGGCAATCAACAGCAGCCCGGCGGCTACAAAAAAGCTGATGTTTCTGAATTGCAACATCGGATGTCTCCTCAAAAAACCATGATGGTTGTGATTTCGGCAGTTTATGGCGGAGAGGCATTTTCAGCGCTTTCCACTATGCCAACGATGGCATATTTGCCGTGCTATTCAAGGGGGACACGCGGCGGGGCAGCGGGAAAACATTTGCCAGCAACGCGTTCTGGTTTGCTCTTAATCCTTTTATGAACTAGGTTTGCTTTGCGGTGCGGCGCAATTTCATTTCCTGCTGTCGCGCCAGCAATACGGTTTCAGGCGCGGGGTTGAACAGCGACCACCGGGCTGTAATCCCAGCGTGTTTCGTCGTTCTGCAACTTATCACTTCGGCAGAACTGCGGCACGGTGAGCCTGTTGACCGCCGTTAGAAAGCCTTCCTTCGGCAGTTCGAACCTGACTGGTCTGAGGATTCCTCCGTGTCGATTTCCACCGCTCCTGCGGCCTGCGCGCCGCTCAAGCAATCACTGGCGGCATTCCGGGCAGGGCAGGAAAAATACGCCCAGTTTGTGAACGATGTGCTAGCCGATTTGGAGACCATGCACCGGCGACTGACCGAGGCAGAGCATCAAGTGGCACTGCAGCGCCAGCAACTTTCCGAATTGCGCAGTCCCTTGTCCGAAGAATACCAGCAAGCTTCCCCCGAATTGCCGGCCGGCAATTACGAGCTGCAAATTCGGGTGGCCGAGTTGGAAAGCGAACGCCAGGCACTGGAGGAAGAACTGGAAAACATTCGGGCCCGGGCCGTCGACATGGCCGAAACCATCGCCGGCCAAAAACGGCAAATGTCGGAAGAGCACACCCAGTGGATGGATGAGCTGCGGCAGTTGCGCCACATTCTCGACAAACAAACCAATTGGATCACGCAGCAAAGCGAGACCGGAATTTCGCTGCCGGCGGCGGGAAAAGTTGGTCGCCCTTTTGGGCCGCTGCCCAGCGAACACGTCGCTTCCGCCATGCTGCAAATCGATGCCGACGATTATGGAACGCTTCCCGCGGAGCAGGCCCTGACATTTTCGCAGGAACCCGCCGCCAATGATCGTCTTACCGCGCGGGAAAATGAAGATTTAGATCTGGCGTCGGTGCTTACGCAGTTTGAACGCCAGCCAAAAAACATGTCTCGCCGGGGCAAATAGAAATAGCCGTTATTCCCCGATTTATCGCAGGAGGACATTTTGCTGATCGAACAAGCCATTTTCACTTTCGCCAAAACCGATCATGCGGCCGGTTATCAACTTTTGGCCCGCAGCCCGGGCGTCACCGACCGTCAGGCGCGCGAATTGGCCGTGTGGGGGCCATCGCACGATGCGTTGAACACCGACCGAGACGAAGCGTCGAGCGTGAATTTTCATTCCCTACCGTGCGGAACTTACTGCGTATCGAAAACCGTGGCCACGGGGCAGGAGCACAACGGCTGGGGCGGAGCAGATGTGTATACCCAATTTCTGCTCGTGCCTTCCGCTGTGCTGGCCCGGTTTGCGAATAACCCGTTTGCCGTGTTGCGGGCGGCTTGGGCCAAAGGCGTGTTGGCAGTGCACGAACAGCCGCCATCGGTGTTGGAGCCGTTCACGCTGGCGGGGCGGTCGGCAACCGTCGACGAAGGTTTGCTCGCGCAATTTGCCGATCAATGGGGACCGCAAGGCGTGGCCCGATTGATTGCCGCGGCCCTACGGCCGGGCATCCAATTGTTAGCCGGCGCCCAACATTGTGAAACGTTGATCGGGGGGCTGCTGCAATGCTTTCCGGTGGAATGCCGGGGCGAATTGACGTTCACCACCGGGTTACGTTTTTCGCCCCGGCGTCCGTTTCGATTGTCTCCGCTTTCCAGTGACGGCGCCGAGCAGCGCCGGGCCTTACGACACGAAGGGGTCACGCTGGTTGATCTTTCCCGTTGCGACATGGCCGATGCGGAACCGCGCGGATGGGCGGCCTACGTGGCAGAAGCCATCCGTGGCGATCGACTAGCGCGGCTAATCAGCGTATTGCAGCAACCGCGCCCCAATTTGCGCCTGGACGATTTGAACGCGCTTGGAGAACAGTTGCTGGAAGAATTGTACTCCGAACCGGCGATTGTCGCTGTCCATTCCGAACAACCCGCCCCGCAGCCTGCCGCGCGATCGGCATCCGGAACGGAGCGGCTGTTTCGCACCGATCGACCGCGAAATCCAAAACCTGCGGAGCCAATTTCCAATCTACATCTTTCGGATGCGCATCCAGCCCAATTCAATTCTCGCGAAGCGGAGCGGCATTCAGCTGGCATAAGTTTTGGCGGGTCGGAAGCAAAAATACCCACCGTGGCCGATCCCGCCGCTGTCGAACTGCTGGAACAACTTGACGATGCCGTGTACGAAGCCGTCAACGGAGTTGCCGGGGCGGTCAATCATGCTTCCCGGCTATGGGCGCAGCTTACGCAGCTTCTTCCCCCGGCGACGCAGGCAGCCTTGCGCGAACAATACTTGCACTACGCCTTTACGCTGTGGAACACTTCGCATGAAGAAGGCGTTCGCAATGCCGACAAAGCGATCGGGGTCCTCGAAGTTCTGGCCGTGCTATTTAAGCCGGAATGACGGAGAATGACCCATGACCAAGCCGAAACGACCAAAGATTTGCGGCTGTACACTCCGTTCTCGATTGTGCATTGGGATTTGCTGGGCCACTGCGTGTGGTCATTGGTCATTTCCATCGAGCATCAACTGCTTGAAGTGCGCGAACAAGTACGCGCTGTCGTGCGGCCCGGCCGAGGCTTCCGGATGATACTGCACGCAAAAAGCCGGCAGCGTGCGGTGTCGTAAGCCTTCGATGGTGTGGTCGTTCAAATTGCGGTGGGTGATTTCCAACTCGGCGGGCAAAGTGTCTTCGGCGACGGCAAAGCCGTGGTTTTGCGAAGTGATTTCCACCTTGCCAGTCTCCAAGTTCTGCACCGGCTGGTTGGCCCCGCGATGGCCGAATTTGAGCTTGAAGGTTTTGGCCCCGCACGCCAGCGACAACAACTGATGCCCCAAGCAAATGCCAAACACCGGCACGCGCCCCAACACGCCGCGAATGGTGCTGATGGCGTAGTCCAATGGTTCCGGGTCGCCGGGACCGTTCGACAAAAACACGCCGGCCGGCTTGTGGGCCAGCACATCGTCGGCCGTGGCTGTTCCGGGCAATACGGTAACACGGCAACCCATGTCGGCCAAATGCCGCAGGATGTTCCACTTCATCCCATAATCGAGCGCCACCACGTGCAAATCGGCGGTTGCTAAAGCGGCGGCCCCGGCTTTGGATGCCGACGGCCCATGACTATGGCCGTTTGATCCGCCGTTGCAATGCAATCGGGCGAGCTCGTGGAGTTTTTCGTTCCAGGTGCGCGGTTGATCGGGAATCACTTCGCGCACTAAATCGCGCCCGACCAGGCCCGGGCTGGCTTTGGCTTTGGCTACCAGGCGGGCGTCGTCCAAATCGCGGCTGGACAATACCCCCTTCATCGCCCCGCTGCTTCGCAGCCGCCGGACCAACGCGCGGGTGTCGATTTCCGCAATCCCGGGAATTCCGTGCCGCTCCAAGTATTCGTGCAGCCGGCCAACCGAGCGAAAATTGCTTTCCCGCCGGCTCCACTGGCGAACAATAAAGCCCGCCAATTGTGGATTTGGGCTTTCCACATCTTCCGGATTGACCCCGTAATTGCCGATTTCGGGGTACGTCATGCAGACAATTTGCCCGCGGTAACTGGGGTCGGTCAAAATTTCCTGGTAGCCGGTCATCGAGGTGTTAAAACAGACCTCGCCATCGACTTCGCCGGCCGCGCCAAACGCAGTGCCGGTAAAAACGGCGCCGTCTTCCAGAGCTAATTTTGCAATTTGGGGCATCGTTCAATGTTCAATTCAAGTTGCAGCCGACTGGTTGCAATCGCGAAATGTTTTCGCGGTTTTCAGCATTCGAATTTAGCTGTCGCCATTTCGTGTCGTCATTCGTCATTCCGTCGCTGCCGGTTGGTCAGATTGTGCGACTCACGCGGGCGTCCGCAAGGCCCCTTAAAGTCTGATAGCACGCTGGCCCGATACGCTTTCTACGGCTGTGGGTCTCCAGTTCTGGATGCGAATTCAGAATTGGACAGCCAATTTGGAGGGTTCTTGTCCCGGCGAGCAAGAACCCTCTTTTTTTGCGCACATTAGCCATGCCAGAGCACGGCCGCAGCACATTATAAAGCAGCGGGCGCGGAAATTACAGATGCAGCCAAGTCGGCCGCATTTCCACTGAGAACGATGGGATTGAGCGTGGTCGTTTTCGATTGCGGGACTGCTTCGCGCTGCAAAATCGCGATCAGACTCACGCCGCGGCGATAACCGGCCGATGCGCCGTCAATCGCCCCGATCAGCCGCCGCCGTTCCCCGGCAAAGCACGCTTCCAAAGCCGAATTGATGGGCGGCGCGGGCAACGTAAAATCGGTATTCGCGGCGCCCGAAGTTCGGCCGCGCCAACGGTTCATCGCTCGAATTCCGCGAATTAGCGGATATAGCCGGC
This genomic window contains:
- a CDS encoding FAD-dependent oxidoreductase; the protein is MAEKVVIIGSGPAAWSAAIYAARAELKPLVFEGAITEENRLAGTLPLGQLALTTEVENYAGFPAGELQHFLHSALDPERLKYMNVPEEEHAVTGPELMELMRQQAFNFGTRIITDDVVEVDLRNHPFTIYSGEGRQTHAQSLIIATGARANYLGLPSEEKFKNRGVSACAVCDGALPRFRNKPLVVIGGGDSAVEEATYLTKYASQVLMVHRRDKLRASMIMQERALGNSKIKMVWNHELAEVLGNDKEGVTGVRLACTAKDRCEAIEHEVPASGVFLAIGHTPNTAFLNGQVATNEKGYIQWTTLFRTYTSVDGVFAAGDVADDYYRQAITSAGTGCMAALDAERWLAGKGIH
- the asnS gene encoding asparagine--tRNA ligase, whose translation is METISVAAARKAEAIGRQVRLGGWVRTRRDSKGGFSFLELNDGSSQGNIQIVADGKLANYESEIKHLTAGSSVTVEGEVKTSQGKGQATEVAASKVIVHGGADAETYPLQKKGHSFEFLRTIAHLRPRTNSFGAVARVRNRVSWAIHQFFQERGFIYLHTPIITASDCEGAGAMFKVTTLDLNKLPRKEAAVDYAQDFFQRAAFLTVSGQLNGEAYACGLGKIYTFGPTFRAENSNTSRHLAEFWMVEPEMAFYELPDNMQLAEAFIKHILSDVLQNCPEEMQFFHERIDKTVRTTLEHIVASEFVRLPYTEAVERLTKSKQTFEYPVAWGNDLQAEHERWLTEQEFKSPVILFDYPRSIKPFYMRVNDDGKTVRAMDILVPGVGEIIGGSQREERLDVLQQRMAEQGLNPEPYWWYLDLRRYGTVPHSGFGLGLERILQFITGMGNIRDVIPFPRTPGSADF
- the carA gene encoding glutamine-hydrolyzing carbamoyl-phosphate synthase small subunit gives rise to the protein MPQIAKLALEDGAVFTGTAFGAAGEVDGEVCFNTSMTGYQEILTDPSYRGQIVCMTYPEIGNYGVNPEDVESPNPQLAGFIVRQWSRRESNFRSVGRLHEYLERHGIPGIAEIDTRALVRRLRSSGAMKGVLSSRDLDDARLVAKAKASPGLVGRDLVREVIPDQPRTWNEKLHELARLHCNGGSNGHSHGPSASKAGAAALATADLHVVALDYGMKWNILRHLADMGCRVTVLPGTATADDVLAHKPAGVFLSNGPGDPEPLDYAISTIRGVLGRVPVFGICLGHQLLSLACGAKTFKLKFGHRGANQPVQNLETGKVEITSQNHGFAVAEDTLPAELEITHRNLNDHTIEGLRHRTLPAFCVQYHPEASAGPHDSAYLFAHFKQLMLDGNDQ